The sequence below is a genomic window from Glycine max cultivar Williams 82 chromosome 20, Glycine_max_v4.0, whole genome shotgun sequence.
TTCTCAAATCTCGTAATAATaagagttttcatttaatatactttatatatagagagaaagaaagagagagataaatgaagtaagttttatttcaagAGTTATACAAGAAGTAGTTTAATCTTTGAACttgaagaaaaatatgcaacaaaACTGTTTCAAGCACTCCAAAGGAACTAAAcaccaaaatttcaaattaaatatacagTTCACCCCGAATTagtcaaaaacaaaatcagGACACCAAAATCCTACCTTGATCAGATTCATAATacaaatcatattaaattattcatgcctaaacattCATTACAAATTAACCGAATAGATCAGGTTACAGATAACAATATTAACATTCAAATCTGTTTTACCTTTTTCACTTTAAtcaaactttttatatatgctGAAAAGTTGTCATCgttgttgttattatattatataattctcagcagtcaaaaaaatattatataattctcATGTTCTCACTTTGTttgtatttgaaatattttctcatttttttattttaattcatcatTAAACTTTTAAATGTTCACATTTTTGCTTAAATACTTATtggaatatttatttaaaatctagttgttctattttattttataattaagttataCTCCAATAAGCATTTCttaggtttttgttttgaataattttagataaaataatttatttaatgtgtaAAATGTGTATTAAGttccttagtttttttttttttgtcaaaattagttttagttttgtattttaaaaatgatgattCTTTTGTTCATTAAAAACGATTGTTTTgatccttatattttttttttataattgttaaatCTCGTCTTTCATCTTAGTTTCTAAATTccacaaagagaaaaaaaaaataccaaaaacattgttttaaagtataagaattaaaattatttgatttacaaaattttgaataatttcatTGCTAACgcttgcttttttatttttaattctaaagTTGAGatgtttcaaaatatgtatatttgttttaagaatGATTTAACTATGAGTTAGGCCCAATGCACGCCAAGCAATATTCCACTTCAAGCTTGGGGGTGGGGGGAAGAGACtttatgactatttttttttatatatgcttAACTTTATGAATATTTGTGTAtgcttaaaattagttttaaatcaACCAGAGTGAAAGGTTAcgataaaattaacaataattaatcaaaCAGGATCAAGTTCAAAGATATTGTGCTTTAGTAAATGGATTCCAGGGCCCTGTCTTTGCCGTGATGCTTAGAATCTTGAAAtgacaaacatacaaatatgAATATTCGAGAGAATCTGCATAAAACTGGCTGCCCTAggatttgggattttttttttatgagaatgtTCCATCACTTTCATATAAAAGTGGCTTAgtaacttcatataaaaataaagtaggGTTAATGACAGCCCATTTTGTTTCTGTGGTCTAGCTCGTGTTGATTACGAGCATAAAGAAAAGACGTCATTCACATACGTTTCTCACCACAATCTCCACGACGCAAAGTGGGTCACCCTTTTTTTGAAGACTTAATTGTTCCGAGTGCTTTAATTAATCAagtactttatatatttttctttgtaggtTCATTATATTAATTGAGGATACTTTTTTCTTTGAGGGAGAAGCGAGGATACTTATAATCAACATTATATACCGCATAAATAGttggtaaaagaaaagaaaaatatgattttaaaactttaaaaaaattataggtgCCGCTGAAATTAATAATCTGTgtctttctgttttgtttttcttctcatCAAGCATGCTAGCTTCAAATATACTGCACGACCTAAACCTGTAGATGCTGTGATGATCGTGTACAGAAACTTAATTAGAATATACTATACCAAGAGTACAAATACActattaattattcaattatagATTATTATATATGACAAAATTGCTGGTTttaataatgattattttaaaaattatatcttagAATGATTTCTAATTGGTCAAGTGTATGAATATAAATCATATACGTACAAAGGATAATTCACAGAAAGCAACATTTAATTTTGTTCATGGCAGGACATTGAAAAGAAGAACATCCTGGCAGTGCAAACTCTTCGAAATCTGATAATGGGATCAACTCTTATGGCCACCACTTCCATTCTCCTCTCTGCAGGCTTGGCAGCTGTGATAAGCAGCACTTACAGTGTGAAGAAGCCTCTGAATGACGCTGTATATGGGGCCCACAGTGAATTTATGGTAGCACTTAAATACGTGACACTCCTAACCATATTCTTATTCTCATTTTTCTGTCACACTCTGTCGATTAGGTTTTTCAATCAAGTGAGCATCCTCATTTGCACACCACAACAAGATGTGATCATGTCCTCAGCAGTGACCCCTCAGTATTTGACTGAGCTTTTGGAGAAGGGAACTATTCTGAGCACTGTTGGCAACAGGCTTTTCTACTCAGCACTCCCTCTTCTGCTTTGGATCTTTGGGCCTGTGTTGGTTTTCATGTCTTCTGTGGCAATGTTACCGGTGCTTTATAACCTAGACTTTGTTTGTGGGAATAATAATGGGAAGGGAAAGATCATGAAGAATGACAAAGGGGAGGACTATGTTTGATGTGTATTGAGCTAATTAGATCAAAACATTAAACAGATAATATGTTTATGTACGTAGGTCTTTAGTTTGGTGCATCATTTACAACTTTTAAGTTGTAAAGGTGTTGTATTCTACTCGCACAGCAGCCACATGCATGCTGAAGCGTttcctaaaataataattcagcTAGCTAGCTTTTCCAACGTAGCTTTCATTGTCCATGATTAACATTATTAACCCTTTAGCTGTTTCCTGATGGAAGCTTTTATAAATCTTATGGcactaaaaaaaagactagCTAGGACCActcattcaatatttttttatgatatatttctttttctctttctatcttCATTACATTATTCTACTTTATATCACATatttctctctcctctttcacaatggaaatttaatttgttgtatAAAAACGATTTccattgaaataataataataatgttagaTACAAGCTATCCACCCTGCGGTTTTGGTCTTTAATTTGTCTGGACTAGTTGACAGATTAATAAGGGGTGATTTATGTGAACCACAAGTTTAGATCACCAAGAGTCTTTGTTTAAGagaataaatgtttaaaagttAAACCATTTAAAAAGAGAATGACTTAAATTACAAAAAGTAAATAAAGTAATTAACCTGTGAAGATacttaaattacaaaataaaaacaaaaccatTATGATCCATGAATTTCAGGGTTGGCTGGAGATGCtactaatattttcatatttatttattttttcatagtagtacaagtttaattttgatgtgttgctagtataaatttttttatattattaattactaaaattaatgataagtttattattaaaataattaatataaaatgaatttattatataatttatggttttttaattaatataaaaatggatttattatataatttatgattagatgatAGTAATATAAAATTCGTGCATACTTACGCTATCCAATCAAAGTTTTAACTAACATTTGTTGATATTCGATCTTATGAGACGTCATCTTTTCCCAGCCTTCTTATCCTTAATCCTTAATTTAGATTTTAAGTTTTAGACTAAAGACCTGAGTCACAAGCCATTATTAGCCATGTGTCCCAGAGATTCTTATCTATATATACTTTCGAAGCATAATATGAAAACTCGATCATTTTGATAATCGATTTGACCAGAATATgacttaattaatgtttaaataaaaagtatataaattttaatgcaaaattaaaaaataacataaaagcaTGAACATATGAGAATTATTACAAAGGTTATAACATAAAATTATCAGGCCTGGGTCAAATATAAATCTATGCAGATTTACATATGTTTCATAATTGGTAGCTTAAACCTGTACAGCTAAACAAATGCTGATACAGGTTGCAgataactctatttttttttttttacattttattttcttcatttattttacatcttttggttttccttctttctcttcatcaTACTACTTATTACAATTATTACATTTTCttaattctcttttatctcTGGCTCCTTTCTAATAATTGTATGCACGCTATACGTAGTTTCAATACATCCTTATTCAAGTTGCACACTTGCAATAAACAGTGAGGGGAATATTTCCACAGTATCTAGCTAGTTCGTGCATTATTAGCTGGTTGGGTTATATGCAATGCAAGATTCCACCTGAATTCTGAGGCAAGGTTGGAAGAGGACGAGAACCATATATTGGCACTTAGCCGAGATTCAATTTGCAAGGTTCAGTTGGGAAGAATATCCTCTTCAGTTTTGATAAAAACCAGATGAAATCtcagcttttgttttattttaatatttaataattttaagagtaaattaaactaatactctctaaaattttgtgagattacaaaaaaaaattctatatttttcagCCATCATATCCATTTGTGGGGGGGCATAACtcaatataaattgatttttaatactacattttaaattatggGCGGGGACAGATGTAAGTACGTGGGTGACTATGGGGTAATTGCCTCCTACAAAGTAAATTTCTTACTTGAATAtattaaatgattattatttttacttgcacaaaaaaataagtgttgtctcataaaatattttttgcaaaaaaagaatGGGAAagattataaaagataaaagaaaattaataaattggtactaatttatccttttaaatttgtgaaagcttaaatattttgatttttttattaggagattgtatattttataaaaaattataatacttttTTGTCTATGAAAGTATTATAAAGTATTTCTTTGCCTCGTTAAAAAAACTTCTGAATCTGCGGCCACTAATTATGGGAATAATTTATAGTTACacatgtatattatattaactGGCTCATAcgattttgtataatttattcaTGTCCGTCTCCTCTTACACCTAAGTTAATGGCTGATGCTCTCGGGGTGTTTTTTCCTAAGACAAAGCTAGTTATTTTGTGTTTCCGTTTTCCGTGTTTTAAATTTCCCactcaaaaaaaatttaactcatatgattgtttttgaaaaatattacaataacaTCCTTTTGCATATAAAACATTAGACTTAATTACACCAAATTTCATCCActcaatttaaataatctaaagaataaaattaattcactTAAAAAATGCTAATTAGTAAGTTACATGAGATGtctttattatttctaattaaactaattgatGAAAATCAATTGGTGATAGCACCAGATAATATTTCCTATGATATTTGTCATCTTATCTTCATCAAAATGAGATATTGAATTTCGTAAAAACAAAACATCTTTGGATGTCTTTTTTTGCTACAAAAGCAAAGCTTTATCAGGTTCAGTTTGTTGTATATCAATTCTTTGTCAATTTTATCTTCATCAAAATGAGATTTTAAGTTCCAATTGCTAAGTTAATTCAACTATGCTAATTCAATTTGGGCATTGAATGATGAGAATTTTAAACGGGACATTCCAATTTTTTCCAACCAGTGCCCAATGCATTAAGGATGAGAACTACCATggtgtaaatatttattaattattatatttgttcttataagaaataatataatttatcaagatcaataaaaataattaaattagttaattttaattaataacgttaaaacttaa
It includes:
- the LOC100778681 gene encoding uncharacterized protein is translated as MEWRKYYLDVVLVPLGFLITIGYHVWLWHKVRTQPSSTIIGINTHGRRSWVPAMLKDIEKKNILAVQTLRNLIMGSTLMATTSILLSAGLAAVISSTYSVKKPLNDAVYGAHSEFMVALKYVTLLTIFLFSFFCHTLSIRFFNQVSILICTPQQDVIMSSAVTPQYLTELLEKGTILSTVGNRLFYSALPLLLWIFGPVLVFMSSVAMLPVLYNLDFVCGNNNGKGKIMKNDKGEDYV